From Ascaphus truei isolate aAscTru1 chromosome 20, aAscTru1.hap1, whole genome shotgun sequence, one genomic window encodes:
- the LOC142470995 gene encoding olfactory receptor 11A1-like, with protein MYFFLCNLSLSDILLITNIVPQMLQVILEEGATISFTSCITQLYINGVSASAECFLLTVMSYDRYLAICNPLHYSSIMGASLCYTLVTLCWMLGFMLILIAAWLICELQFCGPNVIDHFYCELGPLLELSCSDTSIVEIAMFVETLPIIIFPFVFVLLTYVYILLTILKIPSTTGKQKAFSTCSSHLAVVCTYYGTLIAKYMVPSRGHLQNLNKVLSLLYTVVTPLFNPIIYSLRNKEIRAALRKCIWMVIGRKQL; from the coding sequence ATgtactttttcctctgcaatttATCTTTATCTGACATCTTGCTCATCACAAATATTGTGCCTCAAATGCTGCAGGTTATATTGGAAGAAGGGGCCACCATCTCTTTTACTAGCTGCATAACACAGTTATATATCAATGGTGTTTCAGCATCCGCTGAATGCTTTCTTCTCACAGTGATGTCCTATGACCGATACTTGGCTATCTGTAACCCGTTGCATTACTCCAGCATTATGGGCGCCAGTCTATGCTATACTTTAGTTACTCTGTGTTGGATGTTAGGGTTTATGTTGATACTTATTGCAGCATGGCTAATATGTGAATTACAATTTTGTGGCCCCAATGTCATTGACCATTTCTACTGTGAACTTGGTCCTTTGTTAGAACTGTCTTGCTCAGATACGTCCATTGTGGAAATAGCAATGTTTGTGGAAACCCTCCCTATAATTATTTTCCCTTTTGTGTTTGTCCTATTAACATATGTTTATATCTTACTAACCATTCTCAAGATCCCCTCCACCACTGGGAAacagaaagccttctccacctgcagctctcatctaGCAGTTGTCTGCACATATTATGGGACGCTGATTGCAAAGTACATGGTTCCATCCAGAGGACATTTACAGAACCTAAACAAGGTCCTATCTCTGCTGTACACAGTAGTCACTCCATTATTCAATCCCATAATATATAGCCTGAGGAATAAGGAGATCAGAGCAGCTCTGAGGAAATGTATCTGGATGGTAATAGGAAGGAAACAACTCTAA